One bacterium DNA segment encodes these proteins:
- a CDS encoding prepilin-type N-terminal cleavage/methylation domain-containing protein, with the protein MRKRLGHAGFTMVELSVTLAIIGILAAIAVPSFVNMMPRFRLGTATQTLSNELAMARMAAIARSVDAEVVINKDTETYTLARTVGGAPYSRTTLGSSVSIESLTFGDETGAGTNAPSPFTLQLNANGTTNVGLQQMALRITLATDDGAHKRRVLVWATGRIHSQKWAGGNSWVAD; encoded by the coding sequence ATGCGAAAGAGGCTGGGGCACGCTGGCTTCACGATGGTCGAGCTGTCCGTCACCCTCGCGATCATCGGCATCCTGGCGGCGATCGCCGTCCCGTCGTTCGTCAACATGATGCCGCGGTTCAGGCTGGGCACCGCGACGCAGACGCTCTCCAACGAACTGGCGATGGCGCGCATGGCCGCGATCGCCCGCAGCGTCGACGCCGAGGTCGTCATCAACAAGGACACCGAGACGTACACGCTCGCCAGGACCGTCGGCGGCGCGCCGTACTCGCGCACGACCCTCGGCTCGTCGGTGAGCATCGAGAGTTTGACCTTCGGGGACGAGACCGGCGCGGGCACGAATGCGCCCTCGCCGTTCACGCTGCAGCTCAACGCGAACGGGACGACGAACGTCGGGCTCCAGCAGATGGCACTGCGCATCACGCTCGCGACCGACGACGGCGCCCACAAGCGCCGCGTCCTCGTCTGGGCGACCGGCCGCATCCACAGCCAGAAGTGGGCCGGCGGGAACTCCTGGGTCGCGGACTAG
- a CDS encoding prepilin-type N-terminal cleavage/methylation domain-containing protein, translating into MARTRVAGGAAGFTLIEVMISMFFLAFIVGEMAMISTYARRSTAFAQRLTEANMFAEAVLEKSRNTAWNNLATRFSALDTPPDPIVFDLNKDGVVESYNETCVAGGTVTTCTAVAGAYTIERTVTQYLPTAGAAFTSATTAADLGVTVRWTDAKGVAQQVRVATVRAKF; encoded by the coding sequence ATGGCCAGGACGCGCGTTGCGGGGGGAGCGGCAGGCTTCACGCTCATCGAGGTCATGATCTCCATGTTCTTTCTGGCCTTCATCGTCGGCGAGATGGCGATGATCTCGACCTACGCGCGGCGCTCGACGGCGTTCGCGCAGCGGCTGACGGAGGCCAACATGTTCGCCGAGGCGGTGCTCGAGAAGTCGCGCAATACGGCCTGGAACAACCTCGCCACCCGCTTCAGCGCCCTGGACACCCCGCCGGACCCCATCGTCTTCGACCTGAACAAGGACGGCGTGGTGGAGAGCTACAACGAGACCTGCGTGGCCGGCGGCACGGTGACCACCTGCACCGCCGTCGCCGGCGCGTACACCATCGAGCGGACCGTGACCCAGTACCTGCCCACAGCGGGCGCGGCGTTCACCTCGGCGACGACGGCGGCGGACCTCGGTGTCACGGTGCGCTGGACGGACGCCAAGGGTGTCGCCCAGCAGGTCAGGGTCGCCACGGTGCGGGCGAAATTCTAG